A part of Biomphalaria glabrata chromosome 3, xgBioGlab47.1, whole genome shotgun sequence genomic DNA contains:
- the LOC106051667 gene encoding uncharacterized protein LOC106051667 isoform X1 has protein sequence MSHYVKATKKTFSKNAHDCIVRPLLKQRETGELCDIVLKLNDRCYNAHRAILALWSPYFHSMFTCDMKEKNIKEIDLSASLILEQDTVFSTVLDYMYTGSLPLTTETITDVVKISDFLLLDDVREFCQQFLLGLGNLDLSNCLRVRFLAEDHNLPEVAAAAKCIIESRFHDYLIHHEDILELPWVWLVKLLEDPCVIQHTGYKELRKLASKWINHDKVARVPYLQQLNCAISAWVSDYTNEASYLGRELRRSLEGRDAIGQKQNSPIDDINNPSLDNSMYTSLELPSNADTLLLENTEDVIQGNVGSSLTSQILFTVVCNQGLKFLKLFLYSLEDQLWFHFSVSGERLLKFVPMRQTVCNMLAHEGKVYMYLCSSFPYPTDMLKINILTIDLFTGQPALFSFRTVDYYKPTYRTTLTNYRTAPPAMVMCSGQLFVVGNKEGTGHLFACNLANNQYTCYQIPSSRFISLARCVVRNNRQIFIWYRHRTGPSEEFSIKKSVGFVLFDAKMKIFSSWELTPPDISYDDFAKCYTMCVRDDTVYIYQPGEPAVILDEVRVKWITSLRRIPLPSPEYIREPQAYGYQIAVPTQDGILILNNWQPYTTSLHEISEKVPYPISHIPPPIDNISVATLAELPKYLLRNLQRCKNYDEAYASALHVAMQYSDGDTDDSAGSVLEGADSENEDEYEYDEDIYEYDYDMGNFEV, from the exons ATGTCACATTACGTTAAAGCAACGAAAAAGACGTTCAGTAAAAATGCGCACGATTGTATTGTTCGGCCGCTactgaaacagagagaaactgGAGAGTTGTGTGATattgtattaaaattaaatgaccGATGTTACAACGCCCATCGTGCCATATTGGCCTTATGGAGTCCCTATTTTCATTCAATGTTTACTTGtgatatgaaagaaaaaaatattaaggagATCGATTTATCTGCATCATTAATTTTAGAGCAG GATACAGTGTTCAGCACAGTGCTGGATTACATGTACACAGGCTCACTTCCCCTAACCACAGAAACAATTACAGATGTTGTAAAAATATCAGATTTTCTCTTGCTAGATGATGTCAGAGAGTTCTGCCAGCAGTTTCTTCTGGGCTTGGGCAACCTTGATCTCTCCAATTGCCTAAGAGTCCGATTTCTGGCAGAGGACCACAACCTACCAGAAGTAGCTGCAGCTGCAAAGTGTATCATAGAGTCACGGTTTCATGACTATCTCATTCATCATGAGGATATACTCGAGCTACCTTGGGTTTGGCTGGTAAAGCTTTTGGAAGACCCGTGTGTCATACAGCATACGGGTTATAAAGAACTTCGTAAACTGGCCAGTAAGTGGATAAATCATGACAAGGTGGCGAGGGTTCCATATCTTCAACAGCTGAACTGTGCGATATCTGCTTGGGTCTCAGACTACACCAACGAAGCTTCTTATTTAGGACGTGAGCTTAGAAGATCACTGGAAGGTAGAGATGCCATTGGGCAAAAACAGAACTCTCCAATTGATGACATCAATAATCCAAGCCTTGATAACAGCATGTATACTTCCTTAGAACTTCCGTCCAATGCAGACACTTTATTACTAGAAAACACAGAAGATGTGATTCAGGGCAATGTTGGGTCATCTCTCACTTCCCAGATTCTGTTTACTGTGGTCTGCAATCAGGGATTAaaatttttgaaactttttcTTTACAGTCTTGAGGACCAGTTATGGTTTCACTTTTCTGTGTCTGGAGAGAGACTTCTTAAGTTTGTACCAATGAGACAGACAGTGTGTAATATGTTGGCTCATGAAGGCAAAGTCTACATGTACCTGTGTTCCTCTTTCCCTTACCCTACAGATATGTTAAAAATCAATATTCTTACCATAGATCTGTTTACTGGCCAGCCTGCACTTTTTTCCTTCCGAACTGTGGATTATTACAAGCCTACTTATAGGACTACACTTACAAACTACCGCACAGCTCCCCCTGCCATGGTCATGTGCAGTGGTCAGCTGTTTGTTGTTGGCAACAAGGAAGGTACTGGGCACCTGTTTGCATGTAATTTAGCAAACAATCAGTACACCTGCTATCAGATTCCCAGTTCTAGATTCATCAGCCTGGCTAGGTGTGTGGTAAGAAACAACCGCCAAATTTTCATCTGGTACAGACATAGAACAGGACCATCAGAAGAGTTTTCTATTAAAAAGTCAGTAGGGTTTGTTCTCTTTGATGCTAAGATGAAAATCTTTAGCTCTTGGGAGCTCACACCCCCTGACATCTCATATGACGACTTTGCCAAATGCTACACTATGTGTGTGAGAGATGACACAGTTTACATCTACCAGCCTGGGGAGCCTGCAGTCATTCTTGATGAGGTGAGGGTTAAGTGGATCACTTCTCTTCGCCGTATTCCATTGCCAAGCCCTGAGTACATAAGGGAACCTCAAGCGTATGGATATCAGATTGCTGTGCCTACTCAAGATGGCATCCTCATTCTCAACAACTGGCAACCATACACTACCTCTCTGCATGAGATATCTGAAAAAGTTCCATACCCAATTTCCCACATTCCACCCCCTATCGACAACATATCTGTTGCCACCCTGGCTGAGCTGCCCAAGTATTTACTTCGCAATTTGCAGCGATGTAAAAACTATGATGAGGCCTATGCAAGTGCACTTCATGTAGCCATGCAGTACTCTGACGGAGATACTGATGACAGTGCTGGCTCTGTGTTGGAAGGTGCTGACTCTGAAAATGAGGATGAGTATGAATATGATGAAGATATCTATGAATATGACTATGATATGGGGAATTTTGAGGTTTGA
- the LOC106051667 gene encoding uncharacterized protein LOC106051667 isoform X2, with protein sequence MKEKNIKEINLSASLILEQDTVFSTVLDYMYTGSLPLTTETITDVVKISDFLLLDDVREFCQQFLLGLGNLDLSNCLRVRFLAEDHNLPEVAAAAKCIIESRFHDYLIHHEDILELPWVWLVKLLEDPCVIQHTGYKELRKLASKWINHDKVARVPYLQQLNCAISAWVSDYTNEASYLGRELRRSLEGRDAIGQKQNSPIDDINNPSLDNSMYTSLELPSNADTLLLENTEDVIQGNVGSSLTSQILFTVVCNQGLKFLKLFLYSLEDQLWFHFSVSGERLLKFVPMRQTVCNMLAHEGKVYMYLCSSFPYPTDMLKINILTIDLFTGQPALFSFRTVDYYKPTYRTTLTNYRTAPPAMVMCSGQLFVVGNKEGTGHLFACNLANNQYTCYQIPSSRFISLARCVVRNNRQIFIWYRHRTGPSEEFSIKKSVGFVLFDAKMKIFSSWELTPPDISYDDFAKCYTMCVRDDTVYIYQPGEPAVILDEVRVKWITSLRRIPLPSPEYIREPQAYGYQIAVPTQDGILILNNWQPYTTSLHEISEKVPYPISHIPPPIDNISVATLAELPKYLLRNLQRCKNYDEAYASALHVAMQYSDGDTDDSAGSVLEGADSENEDEYEYDEDIYEYDYDMGNFEV encoded by the exons atgaaagaaaaaaatattaaggagATCAATTTATCTGCATCATTAATTTTAGAGCAG GATACAGTGTTCAGCACAGTGCTGGATTACATGTACACAGGCTCACTTCCCCTAACCACAGAAACAATTACAGATGTTGTAAAAATATCAGATTTTCTCTTGCTAGATGATGTCAGAGAGTTCTGCCAGCAGTTTCTTCTGGGCTTGGGCAACCTTGATCTCTCCAATTGCCTAAGAGTCCGATTTCTGGCAGAGGACCACAACCTACCAGAAGTAGCTGCAGCTGCAAAGTGTATCATAGAGTCACGGTTTCATGACTATCTCATTCATCATGAGGATATACTCGAGCTACCTTGGGTTTGGCTGGTAAAGCTTTTGGAAGACCCGTGTGTCATACAGCATACGGGTTATAAAGAACTTCGTAAACTGGCCAGTAAGTGGATAAATCATGACAAGGTGGCGAGGGTTCCATATCTTCAACAGCTGAACTGTGCGATATCTGCTTGGGTCTCAGACTACACCAACGAAGCTTCTTATTTAGGACGTGAGCTTAGAAGATCACTGGAAGGTAGAGATGCCATTGGGCAAAAACAGAACTCTCCAATTGATGACATCAATAATCCAAGCCTTGATAACAGCATGTATACTTCCTTAGAACTTCCGTCCAATGCAGACACTTTATTACTAGAAAACACAGAAGATGTGATTCAGGGCAATGTTGGGTCATCTCTCACTTCCCAGATTCTGTTTACTGTGGTCTGCAATCAGGGATTAaaatttttgaaactttttcTTTACAGTCTTGAGGACCAGTTATGGTTTCACTTTTCTGTGTCTGGAGAGAGACTTCTTAAGTTTGTACCAATGAGACAGACAGTGTGTAATATGTTGGCTCATGAAGGCAAAGTCTACATGTACCTGTGTTCCTCTTTCCCTTACCCTACAGATATGTTAAAAATCAATATTCTTACCATAGATCTGTTTACTGGCCAGCCTGCACTTTTTTCCTTCCGAACTGTGGATTATTACAAGCCTACTTATAGGACTACACTTACAAACTACCGCACAGCTCCCCCTGCCATGGTCATGTGCAGTGGTCAGCTGTTTGTTGTTGGCAACAAGGAAGGTACTGGGCACCTGTTTGCATGTAATTTAGCAAACAATCAGTACACCTGCTATCAGATTCCCAGTTCTAGATTCATCAGCCTGGCTAGGTGTGTGGTAAGAAACAACCGCCAAATTTTCATCTGGTACAGACATAGAACAGGACCATCAGAAGAGTTTTCTATTAAAAAGTCAGTAGGGTTTGTTCTCTTTGATGCTAAGATGAAAATCTTTAGCTCTTGGGAGCTCACACCCCCTGACATCTCATATGACGACTTTGCCAAATGCTACACTATGTGTGTGAGAGATGACACAGTTTACATCTACCAGCCTGGGGAGCCTGCAGTCATTCTTGATGAGGTGAGGGTTAAGTGGATCACTTCTCTTCGCCGTATTCCATTGCCAAGCCCTGAGTACATAAGGGAACCTCAAGCGTATGGATATCAGATTGCTGTGCCTACTCAAGATGGCATCCTCATTCTCAACAACTGGCAACCATACACTACCTCTCTGCATGAGATATCTGAAAAAGTTCCATACCCAATTTCCCACATTCCACCCCCTATCGACAACATATCTGTTGCCACCCTGGCTGAGCTGCCCAAGTATTTACTTCGCAATTTGCAGCGATGTAAAAACTATGATGAGGCCTATGCAAGTGCACTTCATGTAGCCATGCAGTACTCTGACGGAGATACTGATGACAGTGCTGGCTCTGTGTTGGAAGGTGCTGACTCTGAAAATGAGGATGAGTATGAATATGATGAAGATATCTATGAATATGACTATGATATGGGGAATTTTGAGGTTTGA